A genomic segment from Gracilinanus agilis isolate LMUSP501 chromosome 1, AgileGrace, whole genome shotgun sequence encodes:
- the HMOX2 gene encoding heme oxygenase 2: MSSELETPSDGVDESEKKNYGTPEWENHIKLTDLSELLKEGTKESHDRAENTQFVKDFLKGHIKKDLFKLATTALYFTYLALEEEMERNKDHPAFAPLYFPVELHRTEALTKDMEYFFGKDWKEQSKCSEATQSYVDRIHYVGQHEPELLVAHAYTRYMGDLSGGQVLRKVAQRVLKLPSTGEGTQFYHFENIDNAQQFKQFYRARMNALDLDMKTKEKIVEEANRAFEYNMQIFNELDKVGSLLAKESLDGEFLHDGKGDVRKCPYYAAQQDKGTQESCACPFKAATAVLRQLNLQLFLAVMALVCGLIAWYFM; encoded by the exons ATGTCTTCGGAATTGGAGACACCATCTGATGGAGTGgatgaatctgaaaaaaaaaactatggcaCACCTGAATGGGAAAACCACATAAA ATTAACAGATCTGTCTGAGCTCCTCAAGGAAGGGACTAAGGAGTCCCATGACCGTGCTGAGAATACCCAGTTTGTCAAAGATTTCTTGAAAGGACACATCAAGAAAGATCTCTTTAAG CTAGCTACCACTGCACTTTATTTCACATACTTGGCCCTAGAAGAGGAGATGGAGCGCAACAAGGACCACCCAGCCTTTGCTCCTTTATATTTCCCCGTGGAGCTACATCGCACGGAGGCACTAACCAAGGACATGGAGTATTTCTTTGGAAAGGACTGGAAGGAGCAATCGAAGTGCTCAGAGGCCACCCAGAGCTATGTAGACCGGATCCATTACGTGGGGCAGCATGAGCCTGAGCTCCTGGTGGCCCATGCCTACACACGCTACATGGGGGACCTTTCTGGTGGCCAGGTGCTTAGGAAGGTGGCCCAGCGGGTACTGAAGCTGCCAAGCACAGGAGAAGGGACCCAGTTCTACCACTTTGAGAATATAGACAATGCCCAGCAATTCAAGCAGTTTTATCGGGCCAGGATGAATGCCCTGGACTTGGATATGAAGACCAAGGAGAAAATTGTTGAGGAGGCCAACCGGGCCTTTGAGTACAACATGCAG ATTTTCAATGAACTGGACAAGGTTGGCTCTTTGCTGGCCAAAGAATCCCTGGATGGAGAGTTCTTACATGATGGGAAAGGAGATGTGCGCAAGTGCCCCTACTATGCTGCTCAACAAGATAAAG GTACCCAGGAGAGTTGTGCTTGCCCCTTCAAAGCTGCCACAGCTGTATTGAGGCAACTCAACCTTCAACTCTTCCTTGCTGTCATGGCCCTGGTTTGTGGACTGATTGCCTGGTACTTCATGTGA